From a single Aythya fuligula isolate bAytFul2 chromosome 16, bAytFul2.pri, whole genome shotgun sequence genomic region:
- the SLCO4A1 gene encoding solute carrier organic anion transporter family member 4A1 — MAKPPSLTGENGFHFPQAIVFPSPSPSGEDSAAFDTPGGTPLSNGTGCCGTPSPAESCAQPLCEARDSTRFGEGIKYVSTDGKELACGWGGFTPGCLQLFNTSKGVLFFLCVASFLQGMTVNGFINTVITSIERHFDLRSYQSGLIASSYDIAACLCLTFVSYFGGNGHKPRWLGWGVMVMGLGSLVFALPHFTTGLYKVHSSADVGVCAANQSQSCAPATSSLSSYRFVFMLGQFLHGMGATPLYTLGVTYLDENVKTNYSPVYIAVFYTAAILGPAAGYLVGGMFLNIYTEIHRETDISPENTLWVGAWWIGFLGAGAASLLISIPILGYPQRLPGSQRYIVMRVSEAHQLKDGSHKKASDPDFGKTVKDLPRSVLLLLKNPTFIFLCLAGATEATLIAGMSTFGPKFLESQFSLSASEAATLFGYLVVPAGGGGTFLGGFLVNKFKLRCSGIIKLCLLCTLTSLMAIFVFFIRCPNVPMAGVTHTYTGSVLSGDQVNLTAPCNAACGCLRETYSPVCGSNNLTYYSPCHAGCKRVSEKLRNGKKVYKECSCFEKNTFPGEAEAGKCTSSCEKRTLLLFFMFIVILFTFLSSIPALTATLRCVPDRQRSFALGIQWIVVRTLGSIPGPIAFGSMIDKSCLLWQDQCGEKGSCYVYENSAMSLYTLITGLVYKVLGTTFFMVACVQYKPPPAESAQGSSDTSENGNSDLQETKPSLPAAEDI; from the exons ATGGCCAAGCCCCCTAGCTTAACGGGAGAGAATGGCTTCCACTTCCCTCAGGCGATCGTCTTCCCCAGCCCGTCTCCCTCGGGCGAGGACAGTGCGGCCTTCGACACCCCTGGGGGCACACCGCTGAGCAATGGCACGGGGTGCTgcggcacccccagccccgctgaGTCCTGCGCCCAGCCCCTCTGCGAGGCCAGGGACAGCACCCGGTTTGGCGAGGGGATTAAATACGTCTCGACCGATGGAAAGGAGCTGGCATGTGGCTGGGGGGGGTTCACGCCTGGCTGCTTGCAGCTCTTCAACACCTCCAAGGGCGTCTTGTTCTTCCTCTGTGTGGCCTCCTTCCTGCAAGGCATGACGGTGAACGGCTTCATCAACACGGTCATCACCTCCATCGAGCGCCACTTCGACCTCCGCAGCTACCAGAGCGGGCTGATCGCCAGCTCCTACGACATCGCGGCCTGCCTCTGCCTCACCTTCGTCAGCTATTTCGGGGGGAACGGCCACAAGCCGCggtggctgggctggggtgTGATGGTGATGGGCCTGGGCTCCTTGGTCTTCGCCCTGCCCCACTTCACCACAGGCCTGTACAAGGTGCACTCGTCGGCCGATGTGGGTGTCTGCGCGGCGAACCAGAGCCAGTCGTGCGCCCCAGCCACCTCCAGCCTCTCCAGCTACAGGTTCGTCTTCATGCTGGGGCAGTTCCTGCACGGGATGGGAGCCACGCCGCTCTACACACTCGGTGTCACCTATTTAGACGAGAACGTCAAGACCAACTACTCCCCTGTGTACATTG ctGTTTTCTACACTGCTGCAATCCTTGGGCCTGCAGCGGGTTATCTGGTAGGAGGaatgtttctaaatatttatactgaaatacacagaga GACTGACATCTCCCCAGAAAACACGCTGTGGGTGGGGGCATGGTGGATCGGCTTCCTGGGGGCCGGAGCAGCCTCACTCctcatctccatccccatcctggGCTACCCCCAGCGCCTCCCAG GATCCCAACGCTATATTGTTATGAGGGTGTCGGAGGCTCATCAGCTGAAGGATGGGAGCCACAAAAAAGCATCAGATCCAGACTTTGGGAAAACAGTTAAAGATCTACCTCG ATCAGtactgctgcttctgaagaaCCCCAccttcatcttcctctgctTAGCGGGAGCAACTGAAGCCACGCTCATTGCTGGGATGTCCACCTTTGGACCCAAGTTCCTGGAGTCTCAGTTCAGTTTAAGTGCCTCTGAAGCTGCTACCCTTTTTG GTTATCTGGTTGTGCCGGCTGGAGGGGGAGGCACATTCCTGGGAGGATTCCTTGTGAATAAATTTAAACTCCGCTGCTCAGGAATCATCAAATTGTGTTTGCTTTGCACATTGACAAGTCTGATGGCTATTTTCGTTTTTTTCATTCGTTGCCCTAATGTGCCGATGGCAGGAGTAACCCATACATACACAGGAAG TGTTCTGTCTGGTGACCAAGTTAACTTGACAGCACCGTGCAACGCCGCGTGTGGCTGCCTGCGGGAAACCTACAGCCCTGTCTGCGGAAGCAATAACCTTACGTACTATTCTCCTTGCCACGCCGGGTGCAAAAGAGTGTCTGAGAAACTCAGGAATGGCAAGAAG GTCTATAAGGAGTGTAgctgttttgagaaaaatactttccctggtgaggcagaggcaggcaAATGCACCTCCTCTTGTGAGAAAAGGACCCTGCTCCTCTTCTTCATGTTCATAGTGATCCTCTTCACCTTCCTGAGCAGCATTCCTGCCCTGACTGCGACTCTGCG GTGTGTCCCTGACAGGCAAAGGTCATTTGCACTCGGGATCCAGTGGATCGTCGTACGAACACTAG GAAGCATCCCCGGCCCCATTGCCTTTGGGTCGATGATCGATAAATCCTGCCTGCTCTGGCAGGACCAGTGCGGCGAGAAAGGCTCTTGCTACGTTTACGAGAACTCAGCCATGAGCCTCTACACCCTGATCACTGGGCTGGTCTACAAG GTGCTTGGGACAACTTTCTTTATGGTCGCCTGTGTGCAGTACAAACCACCGCCAGCAGAATCAGCTCAGGGCAGCTCGGACACATCTGAAAATGGCAACAGTGACCTCCAGGAAACCAAAccttctcttcctgctgcagaggaTATATGA